In a single window of the Acinetobacter tibetensis genome:
- the pnuC gene encoding nicotinamide riboside transporter PnuC, with protein sequence MSGLEIFAVIISVIGVALTIKRNMWCWWFNFLAFVLYAYLFYTFKLYGETILQFFFMVVNFYGFYHWLKGKQQDHDIRIEPIKTSTVIWQMLLAALAGLAFGLSLKFWTDAAVPMLDAQLAAFSLLATYWTSRKHIATWVLWVFVDIVYVGMFIYKDLFLTAGLYAAFVGLAAFGWSQWIQVQKKQQLAGTEAA encoded by the coding sequence ATGTCTGGACTGGAAATTTTTGCTGTCATCATCAGCGTGATTGGCGTGGCGTTAACCATTAAACGCAACATGTGGTGTTGGTGGTTTAACTTTCTCGCCTTCGTTTTATATGCTTATTTGTTTTATACTTTTAAATTGTATGGAGAAACCATTTTACAGTTTTTCTTTATGGTGGTGAATTTCTACGGGTTTTATCATTGGCTAAAAGGTAAGCAACAAGACCATGATATCCGTATCGAGCCGATTAAAACTAGTACGGTAATTTGGCAAATGTTGCTGGCTGCGCTGGCTGGACTAGCCTTTGGCTTAAGTCTGAAATTCTGGACAGATGCAGCAGTACCGATGTTAGATGCGCAATTGGCAGCATTTAGCTTATTGGCAACCTATTGGACCAGCCGCAAGCATATTGCGACATGGGTACTTTGGGTATTTGTTGATATTGTGTATGTTGGGATGTTTATTTATAAAGACCTGTTTTTGACCGCAGGTTTATATGCAGCCTTTGTTGGCTTAGCGGCTTTTGGTTGGTCGCAATGGATTCAAGTCCAAAAGAAACAACAATTGGCAGGCACGGAAGCTGCATAG
- a CDS encoding FKBP-type peptidyl-prolyl cis-trans isomerase, whose product MSNELEIIDLVVGEGKEAVKGALITTHYTGWLEDGTKFDSSLDRGNYFECVIGTGRVIKGWDQGIMGMKVGGKRKLIVPAHLAYGERKMGNIIPANSNLIFEIELYDVKTRD is encoded by the coding sequence ATGTCAAATGAATTAGAAATTATTGATTTAGTTGTAGGCGAAGGTAAAGAGGCGGTAAAAGGCGCTTTAATTACCACGCATTATACAGGTTGGTTAGAAGACGGAACGAAGTTTGACTCTTCGCTTGACCGTGGCAACTATTTTGAATGTGTGATTGGTACGGGCCGTGTGATTAAAGGTTGGGATCAAGGCATTATGGGCATGAAAGTGGGGGGTAAACGTAAACTGATTGTACCTGCGCATTTAGCCTATGGTGAGCGAAAAATGGGTAATATTATTCCAGCCAACTCGAATTTAATTTTTGAAATTGAATTATATGACGTGAAAACACGTGACTAA
- a CDS encoding alpha/beta fold hydrolase: MSLLNIASAKPLQLSSEQITLQNYLQQEREDSGLKTKTLKVGDILWSYNEGGSSQKPTVLLIHGFGGNRDNWNRVASYLTPNYHVIVPDLPIYGDTKVPSNFDIAVPNVTSSLRQFAEAIDIENKLNIAGHSLGGSIATLYAAQYPFDTQSLFLLNSAGIYKKANTPYTRDPHFLKHIIVSKPGDYDEVRHEIMQNPPKLSPELKRAKEQLLIAQAGRNNLVIEQISTLNRIYTPETFARITRNVEAPTLILWGKQDKIFNVEVADELKSLLKRAEAPVILNNVGHMPLLEADKQVANYYLPFLAKTQSLKNPLADQLIPLH, translated from the coding sequence ATGTCATTGCTCAATATTGCTTCTGCCAAACCCCTACAGCTTTCTTCTGAGCAAATTACGCTACAAAATTATTTACAACAAGAACGTGAAGATTCCGGATTAAAAACCAAAACCCTCAAAGTAGGGGATATTCTTTGGAGCTATAACGAAGGAGGATCGAGCCAAAAACCTACTGTTTTACTGATTCATGGGTTTGGAGGAAATCGTGACAACTGGAACCGTGTCGCCTCTTATCTAACGCCAAACTATCACGTGATTGTGCCTGATTTACCCATTTATGGGGACACCAAAGTTCCTTCAAATTTTGATATTGCTGTTCCCAATGTCACCTCCAGCCTTCGACAATTTGCCGAAGCCATTGATATTGAAAATAAATTGAATATTGCAGGTCACTCTTTGGGTGGCTCAATTGCTACGCTCTATGCTGCGCAATATCCTTTTGATACGCAAAGCTTATTTCTGTTAAATAGTGCAGGCATCTATAAAAAAGCCAACACGCCTTACACGAGAGATCCTCATTTTTTAAAGCATATTATTGTGTCAAAACCTGGTGATTATGACGAAGTTCGCCATGAGATTATGCAAAATCCACCGAAACTTTCACCCGAACTCAAACGTGCTAAAGAGCAATTATTGATTGCACAAGCAGGTAGAAATAATCTGGTCATTGAGCAAATTTCGACATTAAATCGCATCTATACCCCTGAAACCTTTGCCAGAATTACCCGCAATGTAGAAGCACCAACTTTAATTTTATGGGGCAAACAAGATAAAATTTTTAATGTTGAGGTTGCAGATGAATTAAAATCTCTGTTGAAACGTGCCGAAGCACCTGTCATCCTGAATAATGTAGGTCATATGCCTTTGTTGGAAGCAGATAAACAAGTTGCGAATTACTATCTTCCGTTTCTTGCAAAGACCCAAAGTCTGAAAAATCCCTTGGCAGACCAACTGATTCCCTTACATTAA
- a CDS encoding rhomboid family intramembrane serine protease: MLNLPFNHTVALIIITVVVSLLAFSNQKLMSRLIFWPPAMQKGQYDRFITHGFIHVDGAHLLFNMITLFFFGSIIESFYRQYFYDLGFALFYLGGLIFAILPSYLKHKNDFQWASLGASGAVSAVLFAYILFEPWKLIFVFFIPVPAIIFAVLYIAYSIWSGKRGNSHINHSAHLWGAAYGVVVTILLEPRLIPHFFNKLTQLPF, translated from the coding sequence ATGCTAAATCTGCCTTTCAACCATACTGTAGCGCTGATTATCATTACTGTGGTGGTTTCACTTCTGGCGTTTTCCAATCAGAAATTGATGAGTCGATTGATCTTTTGGCCACCAGCAATGCAAAAAGGACAATATGACCGTTTTATCACGCACGGTTTTATTCATGTCGATGGCGCTCATCTATTGTTCAATATGATCACCCTGTTTTTCTTTGGGAGTATTATTGAAAGCTTTTATCGTCAGTACTTTTATGACCTTGGCTTTGCCTTGTTTTATTTGGGTGGATTAATTTTTGCCATTTTACCAAGTTACTTAAAGCACAAAAATGACTTTCAATGGGCCAGCCTTGGTGCTTCTGGTGCAGTTTCCGCAGTTCTTTTTGCGTACATCCTATTTGAACCATGGAAGCTGATTTTTGTATTCTTTATTCCTGTTCCTGCCATTATTTTTGCGGTGCTCTACATTGCCTATAGCATTTGGTCAGGCAAACGAGGTAACTCTCATATTAACCATAGTGCGCACTTATGGGGCGCAGCATATGGCGTCGTTGTGACCATTTTACTTGAGCCACGTTTAATTCCACACTTCTTCAATAAACTAACTCAATTGCCATTTTAA
- a CDS encoding YaeQ family protein, producing MALKATIYKVDLNIANMDIHQYGDYQFTMALHPSETIERLMVRILAFARYASEQLEFTKDLFETDEPALWSKDLTGQLVQWIEVGCPDEDKVKKASARCKSVAVVTYGTAVDEWYKRNSKLKTLSNVEVWQLSPATTEAIQQLCERTMQLQLNVMDGEWTLIGDHAQAQIEWIQLQ from the coding sequence ATGGCGCTAAAAGCAACAATTTATAAGGTAGATTTAAATATTGCCAACATGGATATTCACCAATACGGTGATTATCAATTCACGATGGCATTGCACCCATCTGAAACGATTGAACGCTTGATGGTTCGAATTTTGGCATTTGCACGTTACGCGAGCGAACAGTTGGAATTTACCAAAGATCTATTTGAAACTGATGAGCCTGCATTGTGGTCAAAAGACCTGACTGGGCAGTTGGTACAATGGATTGAAGTGGGTTGCCCTGATGAAGATAAAGTCAAGAAAGCCAGTGCACGTTGTAAGTCAGTTGCCGTGGTTACTTATGGTACAGCCGTGGACGAATGGTACAAGCGCAATAGCAAATTAAAAACCCTCAGTAATGTTGAAGTTTGGCAATTATCGCCAGCGACTACCGAAGCCATTCAGCAATTGTGTGAACGTACCATGCAATTACAGCTCAATGTGATGGATGGTGAGTGGACGCTCATTGGGGATCATGCCCAAGCTCAAATTGAGTGGATTCAGTTACAGTAA
- a CDS encoding DUF2505 family protein: MAHQFIVNATIQGVSLEEFKRLTADTSLHEQVCRRIPGEHLEILESKKVGDIYTLKRAYNLDVNIPDIAKKLLKDAFRLHRTDVSNLEAMTSTVDLGANLPLHASCNRSVKGSDQHIEFQLEWTVKVKVPLIGGLLEKHAEGEIRKFSEIELTIVEDELKKNLTV, from the coding sequence ATGGCACATCAGTTTATTGTCAATGCAACCATACAGGGTGTATCTCTAGAAGAATTTAAACGTTTAACAGCCGATACTAGTTTACATGAACAAGTTTGCCGTCGAATTCCAGGTGAACATTTAGAAATTTTAGAATCAAAAAAAGTAGGGGACATCTACACCCTTAAACGTGCTTATAATTTAGATGTAAACATTCCAGACATTGCCAAAAAACTATTAAAAGATGCATTCCGCTTACACCGTACAGATGTTAGTAATCTCGAAGCGATGACATCTACTGTCGATTTAGGTGCAAATTTACCTTTACATGCCAGTTGCAACCGTTCGGTTAAAGGTTCAGATCAGCATATTGAATTTCAATTGGAATGGACTGTCAAAGTAAAAGTCCCTTTAATCGGTGGATTGTTAGAAAAACATGCTGAGGGTGAAATTCGTAAGTTCAGTGAAATTGAATTGACGATTGTTGAAGACGAGTTAAAAAAGAATTTAACCGTTTAA
- a CDS encoding carbonic anhydrase, whose translation MLTAQEALDRLKKGNQRFVSGETTLPKQLTHQERAEMSEDQNPFAIVLGCSDSRVPAEMVFDQGLGDLFVIRVAGNVVAPSQVGSVEFAAERYDCAVVVVLGHSHCGAIQATIDTLMNPDCPPSNNLMSIVNRVRPSVETLMQTELKNDLKKLSNHAVRSNVFASVNQLRHGSAVLEQLIAKGKMIVVGAEYSLETGEVIFFDF comes from the coding sequence ATGCTAACGGCTCAAGAAGCATTAGACCGTCTTAAAAAAGGAAACCAACGTTTTGTTTCTGGGGAAACAACCCTCCCTAAACAATTGACGCACCAAGAACGTGCTGAAATGTCGGAAGATCAGAATCCATTTGCAATTGTACTGGGTTGTTCTGACTCGCGTGTTCCTGCCGAGATGGTTTTTGACCAAGGCTTAGGTGATCTATTTGTTATTCGTGTTGCGGGTAACGTGGTTGCGCCTTCGCAAGTGGGTAGTGTGGAATTTGCTGCTGAACGTTATGACTGCGCAGTGGTTGTTGTTCTTGGCCATAGCCATTGTGGCGCCATTCAAGCGACCATTGACACTTTAATGAACCCAGACTGTCCACCATCAAATAATTTAATGTCAATTGTGAACCGTGTGCGCCCATCTGTCGAAACTTTGATGCAGACTGAGCTGAAAAACGATTTGAAAAAACTTTCGAACCACGCCGTTCGTTCAAATGTATTTGCTTCAGTCAATCAATTACGCCATGGTTCGGCTGTATTGGAACAATTAATTGCGAAAGGCAAAATGATTGTTGTGGGTGCTGAATATTCATTAGAAACTGGCGAAGTGATTTTTTTTGATTTCTAA
- a CDS encoding sensor domain-containing diguanylate cyclase encodes MLLLQQSSWALYEPVAESYYAYQKNINSVSFEENTTTYLSGQWQYYPKQLLQTATPTRPSGTVILPISFKEMGYPQNTYGTFIGHFKIPKEFIGRRIAIWIPNQYGAYRMYLNGDFLLRLGEVGKTIQTHKTENTPRFAYFIAENEYFTVTMQVSSFQSLHGGLENPMRIGVSKTVNYQFQQLMMSIAGVCGAVIGVGVFTILFAFFRGVRNGQSQGFLVFGSFIIFLALHNLFSAPYVYTVFTNIDWLWGTRLEYIFTYLSAFFFINYMFLLNQRYLHPAVFTIAVFVLSFDIVITCLSMPYVFEKLAFYSFLLGIIVVLNFAYGFYQTISRHEPYSTINLWAVVLLCVTFLHDFLLNLNWIDSVNLSFASTSFYAFLIMVQQSKNYAYHSDRIEKLNNNLLELNSSLDQKVRERTVQLSELNERLELQAKTDALTGAFNRRALNAEIQRQFNETAQQHNAVLAFAMLDVDYFKNYNDYYGHLKGDEILQQLVQVIQSNLPEHAYLARYGGEEFAVILRNMPVVVVEKSLQHLLHIIREHQFEHMNRGDIKQYVTVSIGAAYMDRNRLYHDIHELMKAADQQLYLAKNAGRDRLEM; translated from the coding sequence ATGTTGCTCTTACAGCAATCCAGTTGGGCACTGTATGAACCAGTTGCCGAGTCTTATTACGCGTATCAAAAGAATATTAATTCAGTCTCATTTGAAGAAAATACAACCACGTATTTGTCAGGACAATGGCAGTATTATCCAAAACAATTATTGCAAACCGCAACACCGACCAGACCTTCTGGAACCGTGATTTTACCGATTTCCTTTAAAGAAATGGGTTATCCGCAAAATACTTATGGAACTTTTATCGGTCACTTTAAGATACCGAAAGAATTTATTGGACGCCGTATTGCCATTTGGATTCCAAATCAATACGGTGCCTATCGAATGTATTTAAATGGTGACTTTCTATTAAGACTAGGTGAGGTTGGTAAAACAATTCAAACTCATAAAACCGAGAATACCCCACGGTTTGCCTATTTTATTGCTGAGAATGAATATTTTACAGTCACCATGCAGGTATCAAGTTTTCAAAGTTTACATGGTGGTTTAGAAAATCCAATGCGAATTGGTGTCAGTAAAACAGTAAACTATCAGTTTCAACAATTAATGATGAGCATTGCGGGCGTATGCGGTGCAGTGATTGGTGTTGGTGTATTTACAATATTGTTTGCCTTTTTTCGTGGGGTCAGGAATGGCCAAAGCCAAGGCTTTTTGGTATTTGGTAGCTTTATTATTTTTTTAGCCTTACACAATTTATTTTCTGCACCTTATGTGTATACGGTGTTCACCAATATTGATTGGTTATGGGGAACACGGCTCGAATATATTTTTACCTATCTATCGGCGTTCTTCTTTATCAATTACATGTTTTTACTCAATCAGCGTTATTTACATCCCGCAGTTTTTACGATTGCTGTATTTGTATTGAGTTTCGACATAGTGATTACCTGTTTATCAATGCCATATGTTTTTGAAAAGTTGGCATTTTATAGTTTTCTTTTGGGAATCATTGTGGTGCTGAACTTCGCTTACGGGTTCTATCAAACCATAAGCAGACATGAGCCATATTCCACCATTAATTTATGGGCAGTGGTATTGTTGTGTGTCACTTTTCTACATGACTTTTTACTCAATTTAAACTGGATTGATTCGGTTAATTTATCCTTTGCTTCGACCAGTTTTTATGCCTTTTTGATTATGGTGCAACAATCTAAGAATTATGCGTATCACTCCGATCGAATTGAGAAGTTGAATAATAATTTATTAGAACTGAATTCCTCATTGGATCAAAAAGTAAGAGAACGAACCGTCCAGTTAAGTGAGCTAAATGAAAGGCTAGAATTACAGGCGAAAACAGATGCACTGACAGGGGCTTTTAACCGCCGTGCTTTGAACGCCGAAATTCAGCGTCAGTTTAATGAAACTGCCCAACAGCATAATGCTGTGTTGGCATTTGCGATGTTGGATGTTGATTATTTTAAAAATTATAATGATTATTATGGACATCTAAAAGGGGATGAAATCCTGCAACAATTGGTGCAAGTGATTCAAAGTAATTTACCAGAACATGCCTATTTGGCACGTTATGGCGGTGAGGAGTTTGCGGTCATATTACGAAATATGCCTGTAGTGGTGGTGGAAAAATCATTGCAGCATTTGCTTCATATTATTCGCGAACATCAGTTTGAACATATGAACCGAGGGGATATTAAACAATACGTTACCGTCAGTATTGGCGCTGCCTATATGGATCGAAATCGTCTTTATCATGATATTCATGAACTAATGAAAGCAGCCGATCAGCAGCTTTATCTCGCCAAGAATGCAGGGCGAGATCGACTGGAAATGTAA
- a CDS encoding TonB-dependent siderophore receptor, with amino-acid sequence MNRRIVQSALALSILSVMSVMSNAEDLQTEQQTSSTEQITTQQTDPTKLEKIVLTAEEQVKQSLGASIITEEDLDKLPVVNDISEYVRRMPGVNLTGNSATGQRGNNRQIDIRGMGPENTLILIDGKPVNSRNSVRYGWRGERDTRGDSNWVPADAIESIEVLRGPAAARYGSGAMGGVVNIKTKKVTNEVHGSVELYGNQPEDSKEGATNRIGFNLSGPIVKDVLSYRLYGNYNQTDADAPDINPLTESGTRAAGREGVENQDIAGRLAWQVNDQQTFLLDIATGRQGNEYTGDIQNSNFDAAGTGGSFSNADYVRGLLGQETNTMYRDSYALTHEGKWDWGDTKLIAQYDKTKNKRIPESLAGGPEGSPNSFNKKTSTLETLRFNAETNIPLEIVVPQVLTLGAEWVEDDFTDPSSTVQTDASGLISLAADRESMESRIASAYIEDNFKVTDSTDLVLGIRFDDHNKSGSNWSPSLNITQKLGDYFTLKGGIAKAYKAPNMYQTSEGYLLYTRGNGCPIKATQISQCYLIGNADLKPETSINKELGVQFEKDMVNASLTWFRNDYENKITAGETVLATSTAGHNILQWENVPEALIQGMEGSVTLTFDNASWTNNVTYMMDSENKKTGNPLSIVPNYTINSIFNYNVTDAMDVNFVYTQYGRQKPRQYAESNTENGDMNVTAVKSYGIAGINAGYKFTDQISGRLGVSNLFDEKLLRDNSVNQTYNEPGRAYYASLKYQF; translated from the coding sequence ATGAACAGACGTATTGTCCAATCAGCATTAGCACTTTCAATTTTGTCGGTCATGAGTGTGATGAGTAATGCTGAAGATTTACAGACAGAACAGCAAACTTCTTCAACTGAGCAAATTACGACACAACAAACAGATCCAACCAAACTCGAAAAAATTGTTCTGACTGCTGAAGAACAAGTAAAACAATCCTTAGGGGCATCTATCATTACTGAAGAAGATTTAGATAAGCTTCCTGTAGTGAATGACATTTCTGAATATGTTCGTCGTATGCCTGGTGTGAATTTGACGGGTAACAGCGCAACAGGACAACGTGGTAACAACCGCCAAATTGATATTCGTGGTATGGGTCCCGAAAATACCTTAATTTTGATTGATGGTAAGCCTGTTAATTCTAGAAACTCAGTCCGTTATGGTTGGCGTGGTGAACGTGATACGCGCGGTGACTCTAACTGGGTTCCCGCAGATGCAATTGAATCGATTGAAGTGTTACGTGGTCCCGCTGCTGCACGTTATGGTTCAGGTGCCATGGGTGGTGTGGTCAATATTAAAACTAAGAAAGTAACTAATGAAGTGCATGGTTCGGTAGAGCTGTATGGCAATCAGCCAGAAGATTCTAAAGAAGGGGCAACCAATCGTATTGGCTTTAATTTAAGTGGTCCGATTGTCAAAGATGTCTTGTCTTATCGCTTGTATGGTAATTACAACCAGACCGATGCAGATGCACCAGATATTAATCCTCTCACTGAGTCAGGAACGCGTGCAGCAGGTCGTGAAGGTGTAGAGAATCAAGATATTGCAGGACGACTGGCTTGGCAAGTGAATGATCAGCAAACCTTTTTATTGGATATTGCGACAGGCCGACAAGGCAATGAATATACAGGTGATATTCAAAACAGTAACTTTGATGCCGCTGGTACAGGTGGAAGCTTTAGCAATGCAGATTATGTCCGAGGCTTATTAGGGCAAGAAACCAATACCATGTATCGTGATAGTTATGCCTTAACGCATGAAGGAAAATGGGACTGGGGTGATACTAAACTCATCGCACAATACGATAAAACCAAGAATAAACGTATTCCAGAATCCCTTGCTGGTGGTCCAGAAGGAAGTCCAAATTCATTTAATAAAAAGACTTCAACTTTAGAAACATTACGTTTTAATGCAGAAACGAACATCCCTTTAGAGATTGTTGTTCCTCAAGTTTTAACCTTGGGTGCTGAATGGGTAGAAGATGATTTCACCGATCCATCGAGCACAGTACAAACCGATGCTTCTGGACTCATTAGCTTAGCTGCCGATCGTGAGAGCATGGAGTCTCGAATTGCTTCTGCCTATATTGAAGATAACTTTAAGGTGACAGATAGTACTGATTTAGTCCTTGGAATTCGTTTCGACGACCACAATAAATCAGGTTCGAATTGGAGTCCAAGCTTAAACATTACCCAGAAATTGGGCGATTACTTTACCCTGAAAGGCGGCATTGCAAAGGCGTATAAAGCACCAAATATGTATCAAACTTCAGAAGGATACTTATTATATACGCGCGGAAATGGTTGTCCGATTAAAGCTACGCAAATTTCTCAATGTTATTTAATTGGTAATGCTGATCTAAAGCCTGAAACATCTATCAATAAAGAATTAGGTGTTCAATTCGAAAAAGATATGGTCAATGCTAGCTTGACTTGGTTTAGAAACGATTATGAAAATAAAATTACAGCAGGTGAAACGGTTTTAGCCACTTCAACTGCGGGGCATAACATTTTACAGTGGGAAAATGTACCCGAAGCATTGATTCAAGGGATGGAGGGAAGTGTAACTTTAACCTTTGATAACGCAAGTTGGACCAATAATGTGACATATATGATGGATTCGGAGAATAAAAAGACTGGTAACCCGCTGTCGATTGTGCCGAATTATACGATTAACTCTATCTTTAACTACAACGTCACCGATGCCATGGATGTGAACTTTGTATATACCCAGTATGGGCGTCAAAAACCACGTCAATACGCAGAATCGAATACTGAAAATGGTGATATGAATGTTACGGCTGTGAAAAGTTATGGTATAGCAGGCATCAATGCGGGTTATAAATTCACGGATCAAATCAGTGGTCGTCTTGGTGTTAGCAATTTGTTTGATGAAAAGTTATTACGTGATAACTCAGTGAATCAAACTTACAACGAACCAGGTCGTGCTTATTATGCAAGTCTGAAATATCAGTTTTAA
- the nfuA gene encoding Fe-S biogenesis protein NfuA: MSTENTSTAVAEEIPNLLITPTAQEYLRDLLAKQNTPGIGVRVFVENPGTPRAECCMAYSAPEEVVPTDYKQDYPDFPAYVDAPSIPYLLDAVIDYNKDRFGGQLTFRAPNSKVPRVGPDASVEERITYILQSEINPGLAGHGGNCALVEVVEDEEHGLTAVLKFGGGCQGCSAIDVTLKQGVETTLKQHVPELQRVIDQTDHTQAEGAYFK; encoded by the coding sequence ATGTCGACTGAGAACACCAGCACTGCAGTTGCAGAAGAAATTCCAAACTTATTGATTACACCAACTGCACAAGAGTATTTACGTGATTTATTGGCGAAACAAAATACTCCGGGTATTGGTGTACGCGTTTTTGTGGAAAATCCTGGAACACCTCGTGCTGAATGTTGTATGGCATATAGCGCACCTGAAGAAGTTGTGCCAACAGATTATAAGCAAGACTATCCAGATTTCCCTGCCTATGTTGATGCACCATCTATTCCATATTTATTAGATGCAGTGATTGACTACAACAAAGACCGTTTTGGTGGTCAGTTGACTTTCCGCGCACCCAACTCAAAAGTGCCACGCGTTGGCCCTGATGCTTCTGTCGAAGAGCGTATTACTTATATTTTACAATCTGAAATCAATCCAGGTTTGGCAGGTCATGGTGGTAACTGTGCGTTGGTTGAAGTGGTTGAAGATGAAGAACATGGTTTAACTGCTGTACTTAAATTTGGTGGTGGTTGCCAAGGTTGTTCAGCGATTGATGTGACCTTGAAACAAGGGGTTGAAACGACGCTGAAACAGCATGTACCAGAGTTACAGCGTGTGATTGACCAGACGGATCATACTCAGGCAGAAGGTGCATATTTCAAGTAA
- a CDS encoding GNAT family N-acetyltransferase, translated as MIRAAKIQDIPEILHVLQESIRSCVQDHQRVESKIQAWLENKTHSHLLLWMHYNDSWIYSINQQTVGFIMVSDTGKILLNYTLPEMQHQGIGSALLNSAISHLKLKGLQQITLDSTQTAMSFYQKHGFQIRAYATPEQHTIPMIKYI; from the coding sequence ATGATTAGGGCAGCAAAAATTCAGGATATTCCTGAGATTCTTCATGTATTGCAGGAAAGTATTCGTTCTTGTGTACAAGATCATCAACGTGTGGAAAGTAAAATTCAGGCTTGGCTGGAAAACAAAACGCATAGTCATTTATTGTTATGGATGCATTATAACGACAGTTGGATTTATAGCATCAATCAACAGACTGTCGGCTTTATTATGGTCAGTGACACTGGCAAAATATTGCTGAATTATACGCTGCCAGAAATGCAGCATCAGGGTATTGGTTCTGCCTTGCTCAACAGTGCCATTTCCCATTTAAAACTGAAAGGTTTGCAACAAATTACACTCGATAGTACCCAAACAGCAATGTCGTTTTACCAAAAGCATGGTTTCCAAATCCGTGCATATGCCACGCCAGAACAACACACGATCCCCATGATTAAATATATTTAG
- a CDS encoding CobW family GTP-binding protein, with product MKLLTPQKSVPTHIISGFLGAGKTTLLNSLLAQKPEDEVWAVLMNEFGQIGVDQNLLPQAEGYAVKELLGGCLCCSSQLPMQIALSRLLSETQPDRLFIEPTGLGHPAQLLEQLTEPHWQNQIQMCALVTVVDGSRLHEQEWVKQNLYADQLKAAQIVVISHMEHMQAADEEALQQLQQEYLAYAQTWLKPTLGQLQLIEIDLPYQGVQRKIQPLIQIQKQYNNESALPEIKQLPYHYVETAQGYSVAGWKFSKRWQFDFYDLLDLLCEQQQWLRIKGIFNTNQGWKSFNFNPNQFNYQSAPENIDNRIEVIVQTERDWALFETQLLACRIDSETD from the coding sequence TTGAAACTGTTAACCCCACAAAAATCCGTGCCTACCCATATTATTTCTGGATTTTTAGGTGCAGGAAAAACCACATTACTGAATAGTTTATTGGCACAAAAGCCTGAAGATGAAGTCTGGGCAGTCTTGATGAATGAGTTTGGTCAAATAGGGGTGGATCAAAACCTGCTTCCGCAAGCCGAAGGCTATGCCGTGAAAGAGCTTTTAGGCGGTTGTTTGTGTTGTAGCAGTCAATTGCCAATGCAAATTGCATTATCGCGGTTATTGTCTGAAACTCAGCCGGATCGTTTATTTATAGAACCTACAGGTTTGGGGCATCCAGCTCAACTGTTAGAACAACTGACTGAACCACATTGGCAAAACCAAATTCAGATGTGTGCTTTGGTCACGGTGGTGGATGGTTCGCGTTTGCATGAACAGGAATGGGTGAAACAGAACCTGTATGCTGATCAGTTGAAAGCCGCACAAATCGTAGTGATTTCACATATGGAACATATGCAAGCCGCTGATGAAGAGGCTTTACAACAGTTGCAGCAGGAATATTTGGCTTATGCCCAGACATGGCTAAAACCTACTTTGGGGCAACTCCAACTGATAGAAATTGATTTGCCATATCAAGGTGTGCAACGCAAAATCCAGCCATTAATTCAAATTCAGAAACAGTACAATAATGAGTCAGCATTACCTGAAATTAAGCAGTTACCCTATCATTATGTAGAAACTGCACAGGGTTATAGTGTGGCAGGGTGGAAGTTTTCCAAGCGTTGGCAATTTGATTTCTACGATTTACTGGACCTGTTATGCGAGCAACAGCAGTGGCTCAGAATCAAGGGCATTTTTAATACCAATCAAGGTTGGAAAAGTTTTAATTTCAATCCGAATCAGTTTAATTATCAGTCTGCACCTGAAAATATCGATAACCGTATTGAAGTGATTGTACAAACTGAACGAGATTGGGCGTTATTCGAAACTCAGTTACTTGCCTGCCGTATAGATAGTGAAACGGACTAA